A single window of Oncorhynchus keta strain PuntledgeMale-10-30-2019 chromosome 34, Oket_V2, whole genome shotgun sequence DNA harbors:
- the LOC118366948 gene encoding gamma-crystallin M2-like isoform X2, with translation MITFYEDRNFQGRSYECSNDCTDLHSYFSRCNSIRVESGCFMIYERPNYMGHQYYMRRGEYPDYQRWMGFSSCIRSCRMIPMYRGSYRMRIYEKADFSGHMMEFMDDCPCVSDRFHHRHVYSCNIMNGFWIFYEYPNYRGRQYFLRAGEYRRYREWCATCAIVGSFRRVTDF, from the exons ATG ATTACTTTTTACGAGGACAGGAACTTCCAAGGTCGTAGTTATGAGTGCAGCAATGACTGCACAGACCTGCACTCCTACTTCAGCCGCTGTAACTCCATCAGGGTGGAGAGTGGCTGTTTTATGATCTATGAGCGCCCCAACTACATGGGCCACCAGTATTACATGAGAAGGGGAGAATATCCTGATTATCAGCGTTGGATGGGCTTCAGTAGCTGTATCCGATCATGCCGTATGATTCCAATG TACCGGGGTTCATATAGGATGCGAATCTACGAGAAGGCCGACTTCAGCGGTCACATGATGGAGTTCATGGAtgactgtccctgtgtgtctgatcGTTTCCACCACCGCCACGTCTACTCCTGTAATATCATGAACGGCTTCTGGATCTTCTACGAGTATCCCAACTACCGGGGTCGACAGTACTTCCTAAGAGCAGGAGAGTACAGGAGATACCGTGAATGGTGCGCCACCTGCGCCATTGTAGGCTCCTTTAGACGCGTCACTGACTTTTAG
- the LOC118366947 gene encoding gamma-crystallin M2-like — MSKITFYEDSNFQGRSYECDADCADMHPHFSRCNSIKVDGGCWVLYERPNYTGYQYVLTRGEYPEYQHWMGYNDSIRSCRTFSYTSGGPYCMRIYERPNFQGQTMEFAEDCESVQERFRSRDVYSCNVLEGYWTLYEHPNYRGRQYFMRPGEYRKFSDWGATCATTGSFRRITEF; from the exons ATAACTTTCTACGAGGACAGCAACTTCCAGGGGCGCTCTTATGAGTGCGATGCAGACTGCGCTGACATGCACCCCCATTTCAGCCGCTGTAACTCCATCAAGGTAGATGGCGGCTGCTGGGTGCTGTACGAGCGTCCCAACTACACAGGCTATCAGTACGTGCTGACCAGAGGGGAGTACCCAGAGTACCAGCACTGGATGGGATACAATGACAGCATCCGCTCCTGCCGTACCTTCTCCTAT ACTAGCGGAGGCCCATACTGCATGCGCATCTATGAACGCCCCAACTTCCAGGGCCAGACGATGGAGTTCGCCGAGGACTGTGAGTCTGTCCAGGAACGCTTCCGCAGCCGTGACGTCTACTCCTGTAACGTTCTGGAGGGCTACTGGACCCTCTACGAACACCCCAACTACCGCGGCCGCCAGTACTTCATGAGGCCTGGAGAGTACAGGAAGTTTAGTGACTGGGGCGCCACATGTGCCACCACTGGCTCCTTCCGTAGGATCACAGAGTTTTAG
- the LOC118366949 gene encoding gamma-crystallin M2-like isoform X1 — translation MGKIIFYEDTDYGGRHFECNGDCTDMLGLLSRCNSIKVTCGCFMIYEKPNYTGQQYYLCRGEYPDYNRWMGTNDNINSCHIISSVPGSYNMRLFERLEYGGQIMDLVDDCPSVMDRFNINDIFSCNVKGGNWLFYEHPNYRGRMYLIKPGYYRRFSEWGGRSARVGSIRRIMDY, via the exons ATGGGGAAG ATCATCTTCTACGAAGACACGGACTATGGTGGCCGTCACTTTGAATGCAATGGTGACTGCACAGACATGCTCGGCCTTCTCAGCCGGTGTAACTCCATCAAGGTGACATGTGGATGCTTCATGATCTATGAGAAGCCCAATTACACTGGCCAACAGTACTACCTGTGTCGAGGAGAGTATCCTGACTACAATCGTTGGATGGGCACAAATGACAACATCAACTCATGCCACATCATCTCCTCG GTGCCTGGATCCTACAACATGCGTCTCTTTGAGAGACTAGAGTATGGTGGGCAGATAATGGATCTGGTGGATGACTGTCCCAGCGTCATGGATCGTTTCAACATCAATGACATTTTCTCTTGCAATGTGAAAGGAGGAAACTGGCTGTTCTACGAGCACCCAAACTACAGGGGGAGGATGTACCTTATAAAGCCTGGGTATTACAGGAGATTCAGCGAATGGGGCGGCAGGAGTGCCAGAGTGGGTTCTATTCGACGAATCATGGACTACTAA
- the LOC118366948 gene encoding gamma-crystallin M2-like isoform X1, producing MGKITFYEDRNFQGRSYECSNDCTDLHSYFSRCNSIRVESGCFMIYERPNYMGHQYYMRRGEYPDYQRWMGFSSCIRSCRMIPMYRGSYRMRIYEKADFSGHMMEFMDDCPCVSDRFHHRHVYSCNIMNGFWIFYEYPNYRGRQYFLRAGEYRRYREWCATCAIVGSFRRVTDF from the exons ATGGGCAAG ATTACTTTTTACGAGGACAGGAACTTCCAAGGTCGTAGTTATGAGTGCAGCAATGACTGCACAGACCTGCACTCCTACTTCAGCCGCTGTAACTCCATCAGGGTGGAGAGTGGCTGTTTTATGATCTATGAGCGCCCCAACTACATGGGCCACCAGTATTACATGAGAAGGGGAGAATATCCTGATTATCAGCGTTGGATGGGCTTCAGTAGCTGTATCCGATCATGCCGTATGATTCCAATG TACCGGGGTTCATATAGGATGCGAATCTACGAGAAGGCCGACTTCAGCGGTCACATGATGGAGTTCATGGAtgactgtccctgtgtgtctgatcGTTTCCACCACCGCCACGTCTACTCCTGTAATATCATGAACGGCTTCTGGATCTTCTACGAGTATCCCAACTACCGGGGTCGACAGTACTTCCTAAGAGCAGGAGAGTACAGGAGATACCGTGAATGGTGCGCCACCTGCGCCATTGTAGGCTCCTTTAGACGCGTCACTGACTTTTAG
- the LOC118366949 gene encoding gamma-crystallin M2-like isoform X2 — MLGLLSRCNSIKVTCGCFMIYEKPNYTGQQYYLCRGEYPDYNRWMGTNDNINSCHIISSVPGSYNMRLFERLEYGGQIMDLVDDCPSVMDRFNINDIFSCNVKGGNWLFYEHPNYRGRMYLIKPGYYRRFSEWGGRSARVGSIRRIMDY, encoded by the exons ATGCTCGGCCTTCTCAGCCGGTGTAACTCCATCAAGGTGACATGTGGATGCTTCATGATCTATGAGAAGCCCAATTACACTGGCCAACAGTACTACCTGTGTCGAGGAGAGTATCCTGACTACAATCGTTGGATGGGCACAAATGACAACATCAACTCATGCCACATCATCTCCTCG GTGCCTGGATCCTACAACATGCGTCTCTTTGAGAGACTAGAGTATGGTGGGCAGATAATGGATCTGGTGGATGACTGTCCCAGCGTCATGGATCGTTTCAACATCAATGACATTTTCTCTTGCAATGTGAAAGGAGGAAACTGGCTGTTCTACGAGCACCCAAACTACAGGGGGAGGATGTACCTTATAAAGCCTGGGTATTACAGGAGATTCAGCGAATGGGGCGGCAGGAGTGCCAGAGTGGGTTCTATTCGACGAATCATGGACTACTAA
- the LOC118366945 gene encoding gamma-crystallin S-1-like: MMGKIIFYEDKNFGGRHHECMSDCADLHSMFNRCQSIRVVSGMFMIYERPNFMGHQHFLRKGEYSDYMRMMGMNECVKSCRMIPMHRGNFKMRLYDRSDMGGQMMELDDDCPNCMDRFRMSDFNSCNVMDGHWLMYDQANYRGRHYYLRPGQYRRYNDWGGMSSKIGSIRRIMDL; encoded by the exons ATGATGGGAAAG ATCATCTTCTACGAGGACAAGAACTTCGGTGGCCGTCACCATGAGTGCATGAGTGACTGCGCTGATCTTCACTCCATGTTCAACCGCTGCCAATCCATCAGGGTGGTGAGCGGTATGTTCATGATCTACGAGCGCCCCAACTTCATGGGACACCAGCATTTCCTGAGGAAGGGAGAGTACTCCGACTACATGCGCATGATGGGAATGAACGAGTGTGTCAAGTCCTGCCGCATGATCCCCATG CACCGTGGTAACTTCAAGATGAGGCTGTACGACCGCTCTGACATGGGAGGCCAGATGATGGAGCTGGATGACGACTGCCCCAACTGTATGGACCGTTTCCGTATGTCCGACTTCAACTCCTGCAACGTGATGGACGGCCACTGGCTGATGTACGATCAGGCCAACTATAGAGGACGCCACTACTACCTGAGGCCCGGCCAGTACCGTAGATACAACGACTGGGGAGGCATGAGCTCCAAGATCGGCTCAATCAGGCGCATTATGGACCTCTAA
- the crygmxl1 gene encoding crystallin, gamma MX, like 1, which produces MGKIIFYEDKNFQGRSYECNTDCADLHTHFSHCNSIQVESGSWMVYERPNYMGYQYFLRRGEYPDYQRWMGFNDCVKSCRMIPQNQGAHKMRIYERSDFGGQMLEFADDCPSLHDQFHYNDINSCNVMEGYWLFYEHPNYRGRQYLLRPGEYRRYSDWGAINSKIGSIRRVVAHPN; this is translated from the exons ATGGGAAAG ATAATCTTCTACGAGGACAAGAACTTCCAGGGTCGCTCCTATGAGTGCAACACCGACTGTGCCGACCTGCACACCCATTTCAGCCACTGTAACTCCATCCAAGTGGAGAGTGGTAGCTGGATGGTCTATGAGCGGCCAAACTACATGGGCTACCAGTACTTCCTGAGAAGAGGCGAGTATCCCGACTACCAGCGCTGGATGGGCTTTAATGATTGCGTGAAATCCTGCAGGATGATCCCTCAA AATCAGGGAGCTCACAAGATGAGAATCTACGAGCGCTCTGACTTTGGCGGTCAGATGCTGGAGTTTGCCGATGACTGCCCCTCCCTCCACGATCAATTCCATTACAATGATATCAACTCTTGCAATGTTATGGAGGGGTATTGGCTTTTCTATGAGCATCCCAACTACAGAGGCAGGCAGTATCTCCTGAGGCCTGGCGAGTACAGGAGATACAGTGACTGGGGAGCCATCAATTCCAAGATTGGCTCCATCAGACGTGTTGTTGCTCACCCAAACTGA
- the LOC118366936 gene encoding gamma-crystallin M1-like: MGKIIFYEERNFQGRNYECMSDCPDMSPYMSRCQSCRVESGCFMVYERNNFMGQQFFMRRGEYPDMQRMMSMGMMFDNIRSCRMIPMHRGSFKMRIYERENFGGQMHEMMDDCDSIQERYRMSDCQSCNVMDGHWLMYEQPHFRGRMMYMRPGEYRNFREMSMGMGGMSGGMRFMSMKRINDMCN; this comes from the exons aTGGGCAAG ATTATCTTCTACGAGGAGAGGAACTTCCAGGGCCGCAACTATGAGTGCATGAGCGACTGCCCTGACATGTCCCCCTACATGTCCCGCTGCCAGTCCTGCAGGGTTGAGAGCGGCTGCTTCATGGTGTATGAGCGCAACAACTTCATGGGCCAGCAGTTCTTCATGAGGAGGGGAGAGTACCCTGACATGCAGCGCATGATGAGCATGGGCATGATGTTCGACAACATCAGGTCCTGCAGAATGATTCCCATG CACAGAGGATCCTTCAAGATGAGGATCTACGAGAGGGAGAACTTCGGAGGTCAGATGCACGAGATGATGGACGACTGTGACTCTATCCAGGAGCGTTACCGTATGTCTGACTGCCAGTCCTGCAACGTGATGGACGGCCACTGGCTGATGTACGAGCAGCCCCACTTCAGAGGAAGGATGATGTACATGAGGCCTGGAGAGTACAGGAACTTCAGGGAGATGAGCATGGGAATGGGAGGCATGAGTGGTGGCATGAGGTTCATGAGCATGAAGCGTATCAATGATATGTGCAATTAA
- the LOC118366941 gene encoding gamma-crystallin B-like translates to MTMGKIIFYEDRNFQGHSHECSSDCADLHSYFNRCNSIKVESGCFMVYERPNYMGNQYFVRRGEYSDNQQMIGINDCIRSCRMIPMHSGQYRMRMYDRQDMGGQMNELDDDCPNVQDRFRMSDINSCNVMDGHWLMYDQPNYKGRQYYVRPGEYRRFNDWGGLSPKIGSLRRITDFN, encoded by the exons ATGACTATGGGAAAG ATCATCTTTTACGAAGACAGGAACTTCCAGGGTCACTCTCATGAGTGCAGCAGCGACTGTGCTGACCTGCACTCCTACTTTAACCGCTGCAACTCCATCAAAGTTGAGAGCGGATGCTTCATGGTCTACGAGCGCCCCAACTACATGGGAAACCAGTACTTTGTGAGGAGGGGAGAGTACTCAGATAACCAGCAAATGATTGGCATCAATGACTGCATCAGGTCCTGCCGTATGATCCCCATG CACAGTGGCCAGTACAGAATGAGAATGTACGATCGTCAAGACATGGGCGGCCAGATGAATGAGCTGGATGACGACTGCCCCAACGTCCAGGACCGTTTCCGTATGTCCGACATCAACTCCTGCAACGTGATGGATGGCCACTGGCTGATGTACGACCAGCCCAACTACAAGGGCAGGCAGTACTATGTGAGGCCCGGCGAGTACAGGAGGTTCAACGACTGGGGAGGATTGAGCCCCAAGATCGGCTCCCTCAGAAGGATCACCGACTTCAACTGA